DNA from Thermococcus argininiproducens:
GAAACAGCGCAGGTGGAGCCTTGGGAACGGCATTATCACTAGCATATGCATTTAAAGAGAAGACCTTCCTTCAAGCTGCTCAAATAGCCCATAAATATGAAGTACAATATAAGGGTGGATTGGGAGATGTTATAGCTCAGATCCATGGTGGGGTAGAGATAAGAGTGAAAGCTGGTGCTCCTGGGATAGGTGTAGTGGACAACATCCTTTTTGAGGGATATAAAGTACTCGCTGTTCCATTAGGGAAATTATCTACCAGAGAGATTCTCGATAGTGAAGTCGTCGAGCTAATAAAAAAAGAGGGAGCAGTAGCATTAGAAGAAGTTTTAAAACAGCCGAGGGTTGAAATTTTAATGAACGTTGCCAGAAGATTCGCAGAAAGAACAGGTCTATTGACAGGAGACATGCTAGATATTGCTAAAGAGCTGGATAAGTGTTTGACTTTGCCTTCTTCAATGGTGATGTTGGGCAAAAGCCTTTTTGCCTTCCTAAAAGAGAATGAGATTGAAAAAACAAAGACCATGCTTGAAGAGCTTTCCATTGAAAATTATTATATCAGTGATATTTATAATCAAAAGCCTAAAGTAGAAAGATGGATGGAGGGAAGCTTATGAACATTCTTTATTTTACTCTCGCTATTGTGTCTCTATTTCTTGCAATATTCTTAAATAAAAGCGGACAAAGAGGAATTGGACTTATGGCCTCTGGATTTGCGGGAGGATTTGCTTTTTTGGTAGTTTTTGAGGGTAGCAGATACCCACTTTCATTAGTATTTATTAGCGGTTTCATAGCGACAGTGTTTTTTGAGTACATACGATTTAGACCGAGGTTTGGAGAAGATTAACCTTTTTATTTTTTAATGTAATAATGCACTATTGGTGGTGCG
Protein-coding regions in this window:
- a CDS encoding pantoate kinase, translating into MLIKVFVPAHITAFFIPKFHEDPLLAGSLGAGINLNKGTNVFVNIDEKGLERRVQIAFDGEPVKKDDAIISYSVANEMIPSEFVGEVEIWQYFDFPNGHGFGNSAGGALGTALSLAYAFKEKTFLQAAQIAHKYEVQYKGGLGDVIAQIHGGVEIRVKAGAPGIGVVDNILFEGYKVLAVPLGKLSTREILDSEVVELIKKEGAVALEEVLKQPRVEILMNVARRFAERTGLLTGDMLDIAKELDKCLTLPSSMVMLGKSLFAFLKENEIEKTKTMLEELSIENYYISDIYNQKPKVERWMEGSL